The following are encoded together in the Oceanobacillus zhaokaii genome:
- the mgsA gene encoding methylglyoxal synthase: MKIALIAHDEKKDDMVRFTQAYKFILEKHELYATGTTGLRIAENTGLTVTRFQSGPLGGDQQIGAMVAENNMDMIIFFRDPLTAQPHEPDVSALMRLSDVYSIPLATNMGSAELFIRSLDRGDLEWRKIINKK; this comes from the coding sequence ATGAAAATAGCATTGATTGCACATGACGAGAAAAAGGATGATATGGTTCGATTTACACAAGCATATAAATTCATTTTAGAAAAACATGAATTGTATGCAACAGGAACAACAGGACTAAGAATAGCTGAAAACACAGGGTTGACAGTTACACGATTTCAATCAGGACCTTTAGGTGGTGACCAGCAAATTGGGGCAATGGTTGCTGAAAATAATATGGACATGATTATCTTCTTCCGTGACCCATTGACAGCTCAGCCACATGAACCAGACGTATCGGCGCTTATGCGATTAAGTGATGTATATTCAATCCCACTTGCAACCAATATGGGGTCAGCGGAATTATTTATTCGTTCTTTGGATCGCGGAGATCTTGAATGGCGCAAGATTATTAATAAGAAATAA
- a CDS encoding lactate racemase domain-containing protein, producing the protein MGILQELLQDIPVPKMVKVKQTFDKSQVEDVGGTLKAELEKVKDTVTPGMEIAIAVGSRGVDRIVEITAITVQFLKDLGAKPFIVPSMGSHGGATGPGQKAVLEHLGVSEESVGAEIRSSMEVIKLGELPNGLPVYIDKLASEADGIVVINRVKPHTAFRGHVESGIMKMISIGLGKQKGAEACHQLGFKHMAEHVPAMAKLAMEKMPILFGVATVENAFDKVAKIEVLKPEEVEEKETELLKLAKDLLPKLLFDQIDVLVIDQIGKNISGDGMDPNITGRYPTPYAHGGPDVTKMVVLDLTPQTEGNANGVGTADFTTQRLVDKMDRDATYANGLTSTVVGPTHISTTLPTDKQAIQAAIKTCNILDFTKAKVVRIKNTLEVSEIEVSESYLDYVKEHANIEQISEPYAFGFDDEGNLF; encoded by the coding sequence ATGGGCATTCTACAAGAATTATTGCAGGACATTCCTGTTCCAAAGATGGTAAAAGTAAAGCAAACCTTCGACAAATCACAAGTAGAAGATGTTGGCGGCACTTTAAAGGCAGAGTTGGAAAAAGTAAAAGATACGGTAACGCCCGGAATGGAGATCGCAATTGCGGTTGGAAGCAGGGGAGTCGATCGAATTGTTGAAATTACAGCAATTACGGTTCAATTCCTAAAAGATTTAGGTGCGAAACCATTTATCGTTCCAAGCATGGGAAGTCATGGAGGTGCAACTGGACCAGGGCAAAAAGCGGTTCTTGAGCATCTTGGCGTGTCAGAAGAAAGCGTTGGCGCAGAAATACGCTCTTCAATGGAAGTAATAAAGCTTGGTGAATTACCAAATGGTCTGCCAGTTTATATTGATAAATTGGCTTCTGAAGCAGATGGAATCGTCGTTATTAATCGCGTGAAACCACATACTGCCTTCCGCGGTCATGTGGAAAGTGGAATTATGAAGATGATCAGTATTGGTCTAGGGAAACAAAAAGGAGCAGAAGCATGCCATCAATTAGGATTTAAGCATATGGCAGAGCATGTTCCAGCAATGGCTAAACTAGCAATGGAAAAAATGCCTATCCTATTTGGTGTTGCTACGGTAGAAAATGCATTCGACAAAGTTGCTAAAATAGAAGTACTTAAACCTGAAGAAGTAGAAGAAAAGGAAACAGAGTTACTTAAGCTAGCAAAAGACTTGCTGCCGAAACTGCTATTCGATCAAATTGATGTACTTGTAATCGATCAAATTGGTAAAAATATCAGTGGGGATGGAATGGACCCGAATATTACGGGAAGATATCCAACACCGTATGCACATGGTGGACCAGATGTAACGAAAATGGTTGTGCTTGATTTAACACCACAAACGGAAGGTAATGCAAATGGAGTTGGAACAGCAGATTTCACAACACAACGACTTGTTGACAAAATGGACCGGGATGCAACATATGCGAATGGTTTAACATCTACAGTTGTAGGACCAACACATATTTCCACAACATTGCCGACAGATAAACAAGCAATTCAAGCAGCAATCAAAACATGTAATATTTTAGATTTCACAAAGGCTAAAGTTGTTCGGATTAAGAACACACTTGAAGTGAGTGAAATTGAGGTATCAGAATCGTATCTTGATTATGTGAAAGAGCATGCAAATATCGAACAGATCTCTGAACCATATGCATTCGGTTTTGATGATGAAGGAAACTTATTCTAA
- a CDS encoding gluconokinase has product MGRELAIGLDIGTTSVKAVVFDLTGNLIAEAEEMVTTNYPNPDWTEQDPQEVERASVKVMKEVIENAKAEADELLTVGISCAMHSIICMDEQNEPLSQMLIWSDARSSEQAEELLQNDGLDIFSRTGTPIHPMSPLLKLIWMKETNYEPYQRAAYFMSMKEYLLQKWFGKRVVDYSMASATGLLNVKNLEWDAETLAIAGITKEQLSEIVPPTEILTNIDEAVAKEMGISRELPFVIGAADGQLANLGSGAISPGEVNVSVGTSGAIRQFIEGAPVNEQMETFTYAFSDDTSIIGGPTNNGGIALQWFKDLIGFSGSHDELLAGAKEVEIGSNGIIFLPYVNGERAPIWNGRAKGNFYGLSVEHHKDHLARAVLEGITFNIYQIGKSLEKIAGEPKKISVNGGLSKSQLWVQIMADVFGQDIYISDTHHNAAWGAAWTALVGIGKAESFEAIKENLPAEKVTHPNMENHELYLKVYEKYEKLAKDLAVYFD; this is encoded by the coding sequence ATGGGTAGAGAATTAGCAATCGGACTTGATATAGGAACAACAAGTGTCAAAGCGGTAGTATTTGATTTAACGGGGAATTTAATCGCAGAGGCAGAAGAAATGGTAACGACAAACTATCCTAATCCTGATTGGACAGAGCAGGATCCTCAGGAAGTGGAGAGAGCATCAGTAAAAGTGATGAAAGAAGTAATTGAAAATGCAAAGGCAGAAGCAGACGAATTACTAACCGTCGGAATTTCGTGCGCGATGCATTCGATTATTTGCATGGACGAACAGAATGAGCCTCTTTCACAAATGCTTATTTGGTCAGATGCGAGAAGCAGTGAGCAAGCGGAAGAGCTTTTACAAAATGATGGGCTGGACATTTTCTCTCGCACTGGTACACCAATTCATCCGATGTCACCATTACTTAAATTGATCTGGATGAAAGAAACCAATTATGAACCCTATCAAAGAGCGGCATACTTCATGTCAATGAAAGAATATTTATTACAAAAATGGTTTGGTAAACGTGTTGTTGATTATTCTATGGCTTCTGCAACAGGATTACTAAATGTGAAGAATCTCGAATGGGACGCGGAAACGCTAGCTATTGCGGGTATTACTAAGGAACAATTATCTGAGATTGTTCCGCCAACAGAGATATTGACGAATATTGACGAAGCAGTTGCGAAAGAAATGGGTATATCTAGAGAACTTCCTTTCGTAATCGGTGCGGCTGACGGACAATTGGCGAACCTTGGTAGTGGGGCAATTTCACCTGGTGAAGTAAATGTATCTGTCGGCACAAGTGGTGCCATCCGTCAATTTATTGAAGGTGCACCTGTAAATGAACAGATGGAAACCTTTACGTATGCATTTTCAGATGATACATCAATCATTGGTGGTCCAACAAATAATGGCGGGATTGCTTTACAGTGGTTCAAAGATCTAATTGGCTTTAGTGGTTCACATGATGAATTACTCGCTGGGGCGAAAGAGGTAGAAATTGGTTCGAATGGAATTATCTTCTTGCCTTATGTAAATGGGGAAAGAGCTCCAATTTGGAACGGTCGGGCAAAAGGTAATTTCTATGGATTAAGCGTTGAGCATCATAAAGATCACCTAGCACGCGCAGTTTTAGAAGGAATAACCTTTAACATATATCAAATTGGTAAATCATTAGAGAAAATTGCTGGAGAACCTAAGAAAATTAGTGTTAATGGTGGTCTATCTAAATCGCAACTTTGGGTACAAATCATGGCCGATGTATTCGGACAGGATATTTATATCTCGGATACGCATCATAATGCAGCATGGGGCGCAGCGTGGACAGCTCTTGTAGGGATTGGAAAAGCAGAGTCCTTTGAAGCGATAAAAGAAAACCTGCCAGCTGAAAAGGTGACCCATCCAAATATGGAAAATCATGAATTGTATTTGAAGGTATATGAGAAATATGAGAAGCTAGCGAAGGATTTAGCGGTGTATTTTGATTAA
- a CDS encoding Gfo/Idh/MocA family protein yields the protein MLNIAVIGLGDISKIHLPVIQENPNVTLAAVCDIDETLSSTVPGVNFYTDYHEMLAKEELDCVHICLPHDQHYPATKACVENGVHVFQEKPLARSAEEGMFIVDLEEQYPDVKICVSFQNRFNETFEKMQEMIDSGEYGKVTGLKGLVTWYRAKEYYDAKPWRGIMRQAGGGVMINQAIHTLDQMQLIGGEVDTIRGSIDNLVDYGYEVEDTATANIQFKNGATGLFFATVTNAVNSSVEFQVILEKGKLTIKDSVLTKTNEEGKKEKVIEDAKLPGAKFYYGASHSKLINHFYTCIEEDSQDYIHARDAQTSMEMISAIRRSSEIKQTIKMEVYK from the coding sequence ATGCTAAATATCGCGGTTATTGGACTTGGTGATATTTCTAAAATCCATTTACCAGTTATCCAGGAAAATCCAAATGTAACATTGGCTGCAGTATGTGATATTGATGAAACATTAAGCAGCACGGTTCCAGGAGTAAATTTCTACACGGATTACCATGAGATGCTGGCGAAGGAAGAATTGGACTGTGTTCATATTTGTTTGCCACATGATCAACACTACCCAGCTACTAAAGCATGTGTGGAAAATGGTGTTCATGTATTTCAGGAGAAGCCACTTGCTAGAAGTGCAGAAGAAGGAATGTTTATCGTCGATCTTGAAGAACAATATCCCGATGTTAAAATCTGCGTGTCCTTCCAAAATCGCTTTAATGAAACCTTTGAAAAAATGCAAGAAATGATCGACAGTGGCGAATATGGGAAAGTTACAGGTCTAAAAGGGCTTGTAACGTGGTACCGGGCAAAAGAATATTACGACGCAAAACCGTGGAGAGGCATTATGAGACAGGCTGGTGGAGGCGTGATGATTAATCAGGCAATCCATACTTTGGATCAGATGCAGTTGATCGGTGGAGAAGTAGACACAATTAGAGGATCCATTGACAATCTCGTTGATTACGGTTATGAAGTGGAAGATACGGCAACAGCAAATATCCAATTCAAAAATGGTGCTACTGGTTTGTTTTTTGCAACTGTAACGAATGCAGTCAATTCATCTGTCGAATTTCAAGTGATTCTCGAAAAAGGGAAATTAACAATTAAAGATAGCGTTCTCACGAAAACAAATGAAGAAGGTAAAAAGGAAAAGGTGATTGAGGACGCGAAGCTGCCAGGTGCGAAATTCTACTATGGGGCAAGCCATTCTAAACTAATCAATCATTTCTATACTTGTATTGAAGAAGATTCACAGGATTATATCCATGCAAGAGATGCACAAACATCAATGGAAATGATAAGTGCAATTCGCAGATCTTCGGAAATCAAACAAACAATTAAAATGGAGGTATACAAATGA
- a CDS encoding sugar phosphate isomerase/epimerase family protein translates to MTTGKIGVQMMMLKGKVEEIGAYETMKKLHELGFGAVEVSQIPMTEENVAELKRASEEFDIKIAALSAGLEPMLPGAPGETLSNDFDKIVNDCKTLNCNFIRIGMLPLNVMGDKDQILAFIERAEAMAERLAEHGIELYYHTHHIEFQKFDGEFLLDIMKNNTSKLGFELDVHWIQRAGVNPITFVKEYKGRIALLHLKDYRIGKLEVNEDDLKDMGKFFNKFTNLIEFAEVGEGNLDIKGVIEAGLESGAQYFLIEQDDTYGRDPFDCLQTSAENLRKLGYADWF, encoded by the coding sequence ATGACTACAGGTAAAATCGGCGTACAAATGATGATGCTTAAAGGTAAAGTAGAAGAAATCGGTGCATATGAAACGATGAAGAAGCTACATGAACTTGGTTTCGGTGCTGTAGAAGTATCGCAAATTCCAATGACAGAAGAAAACGTTGCAGAATTAAAACGAGCAAGTGAAGAATTTGACATTAAAATTGCTGCTCTTTCAGCTGGATTAGAACCAATGCTGCCAGGTGCACCTGGGGAAACACTAAGCAATGACTTCGATAAGATTGTGAATGACTGTAAAACATTAAACTGTAATTTCATTCGGATCGGTATGCTTCCGTTAAACGTAATGGGTGATAAAGATCAAATCCTGGCATTCATCGAGCGAGCAGAAGCAATGGCAGAAAGACTAGCAGAGCATGGAATTGAATTATATTACCATACACATCATATCGAGTTCCAAAAATTTGATGGAGAATTCTTATTAGACATTATGAAAAACAATACATCGAAGCTTGGTTTCGAATTAGATGTTCACTGGATTCAACGTGCTGGGGTAAACCCAATTACATTTGTAAAAGAATATAAAGGACGTATCGCTTTATTACACTTGAAGGACTATCGTATTGGCAAACTAGAAGTCAATGAAGACGATCTTAAAGATATGGGCAAATTCTTCAATAAGTTTACAAACTTAATAGAGTTCGCTGAAGTAGGCGAGGGAAACCTCGACATTAAAGGCGTAATCGAAGCAGGACTTGAGAGTGGTGCTCAATACTTCCTAATTGAACAAGACGACACATACGGAAGAGACCCATTCGACTGCCTACAAACATCAGCAGAAAACCTACGCAAATTAGGATATGCTGACTGGTTTTAA
- a CDS encoding SDR family oxidoreductase, producing MTNLFDLTGKVAVAIGGNSTLGASMAKGLAEQGAKVAIVGRNLEKAEVVTKEIIDAGGEAKSFQADVSDLPSVERAAKEIEAWAGGWDIVLNAPGKNSSTPFLELETDEWDDIMDVNLKGLVFSTQIFAKRMIEQERKGSIINISSVSSNPPLSRVFTYSASKAGVNSVTQYLAKEFAPHGIRVNAIIPGFFPAEQNRKILDDARIESIMKHTPMERFGEPEELQGAAIYLASDKASGFVTGTFVRVDGGYGSMTI from the coding sequence ATGACAAATTTATTCGATCTAACTGGTAAAGTAGCAGTTGCAATTGGCGGAAACAGTACATTAGGAGCTTCAATGGCAAAAGGACTTGCTGAGCAAGGTGCAAAGGTTGCGATTGTTGGTCGTAATTTAGAAAAAGCAGAAGTAGTAACGAAGGAAATCATCGACGCTGGCGGTGAAGCTAAATCATTCCAAGCAGATGTAAGTGATCTTCCTTCTGTTGAGCGTGCTGCGAAAGAAATTGAAGCATGGGCAGGCGGCTGGGATATCGTCCTAAATGCACCCGGTAAAAACAGCTCTACACCATTCTTGGAATTGGAAACAGATGAATGGGATGACATCATGGATGTTAACTTAAAAGGGTTAGTATTCTCAACACAAATTTTTGCAAAACGTATGATTGAACAAGAAAGAAAAGGAAGCATTATTAATATTTCTTCTGTTTCTTCTAACCCGCCATTATCAAGAGTATTTACGTATTCTGCATCTAAAGCAGGTGTAAACAGTGTTACACAATATTTGGCTAAAGAATTTGCTCCACATGGCATTCGGGTAAATGCGATTATTCCAGGATTCTTCCCTGCAGAGCAAAACCGTAAAATCCTTGATGATGCAAGAATTGAATCAATCATGAAACATACACCAATGGAACGCTTCGGTGAGCCAGAAGAGTTACAAGGTGCAGCAATTTACCTTGCTTCTGATAAAGCATCTGGTTTCGTTACTGGAACGTTCGTACGTGTAGATGGCGGTTATGGAAGTATGACAATCTAA
- a CDS encoding AraC family transcriptional regulator — protein MNESILSIYRAQEKWPDMDYHSHQEYEIYFFHGGSCRYLIHNQIYDLEPGDILLMDGMTLHKPNVPNNSEYIRSIIQFSPQWITGMLKEIGALHLLDVFKKLHHCLIRTRENQESKELEQIIKRLADVSRSSYMQDGSGEIEQKALLLQILILVNRLGQAESKKLQTSKPDKATHAENIVSYIQENYMRKLSIEVISGALNLSKSYVSHVFKEMTGFTVMEYVMGYRITQVKFLLEMEPDKALKDIAIECGFESVPHFSRYFRESVGVTAREYRNGRLKIYREENEK, from the coding sequence TTGAATGAGTCAATCCTTTCAATCTATCGTGCTCAAGAGAAATGGCCGGATATGGATTACCATTCACACCAGGAATATGAAATTTATTTCTTTCACGGAGGCTCTTGCAGGTATCTCATTCATAATCAAATTTATGATCTGGAGCCTGGGGATATTTTGTTGATGGATGGAATGACACTTCATAAGCCGAATGTCCCAAATAATAGTGAATATATCCGCAGCATCATTCAATTTTCACCACAATGGATAACAGGGATGCTGAAAGAAATTGGGGCACTGCATTTATTGGATGTATTTAAAAAACTGCATCATTGTTTAATTCGTACAAGGGAAAACCAGGAATCAAAGGAATTAGAGCAGATTATTAAGCGTTTAGCAGATGTAAGTCGCTCCTCTTATATGCAGGACGGTTCTGGTGAAATAGAACAGAAGGCATTATTATTACAAATCCTGATTTTGGTAAACCGCCTTGGACAAGCAGAATCAAAGAAATTGCAAACCTCTAAGCCAGATAAGGCGACGCACGCAGAGAATATTGTTTCGTATATACAAGAAAATTATATGCGAAAACTAAGCATTGAAGTTATTTCAGGTGCTTTGAATTTAAGTAAGTCTTATGTTTCCCATGTTTTTAAGGAAATGACAGGGTTTACAGTGATGGAATATGTCATGGGCTATCGTATAACACAGGTGAAATTCCTGCTGGAAATGGAGCCAGATAAAGCATTAAAAGATATAGCAATTGAATGTGGCTTTGAAAGCGTTCCACATTTTAGTCGTTATTTTCGAGAGAGTGTAGGGGTAACGGCTAGGGAGTATCGTAACGGACGCTTAAAAATATATCGTGAGGAGAATGAGAAATGA
- a CDS encoding ROK family transcriptional regulator codes for MVTGDGAYIKKINRSLILKNIVQHGLISRADLSKTIGLNKATVSVQVADLLQEELIYETQQEHNTVGRRPIMLSINSKAGYVLGIDLDHHCIQFTVSGLNGQPIQSDTIYPETNDYDEIVSLLVVHIKHYVSLYSNSHCGLVGVMIGIHGTVNNDESILFVPKYQWRYKNLKDDLQAELTDLNINIENNANLSAYAEKVYKYHQSDNLLTIILTSGIGAGIMIDGKLHKGYHGYAGEMGHMIIAPDGEPCKCGNHGCWERYSSETSLLEDLAMKYNKKNLTINDIEMFIKNKDDITIQQIKQFIQHLAIGLNNIINLYNPETIVINSKILQLYPNAVEEITSHFRSSVSTYREIVLSDLADNACVLGACALLIQRFLEVPELTFTLNEEHLVTSLVK; via the coding sequence ATGGTTACTGGTGATGGTGCATATATTAAAAAAATAAATAGAAGTCTTATCTTAAAAAACATCGTTCAACATGGCTTAATTTCACGAGCTGATTTATCAAAGACCATAGGCTTAAACAAAGCAACCGTTTCCGTTCAGGTTGCAGATCTATTACAAGAAGAATTGATTTATGAAACACAGCAAGAACATAATACAGTCGGCAGAAGACCAATCATGCTATCCATAAATAGCAAAGCTGGCTACGTTTTAGGTATCGACCTTGATCATCATTGTATTCAATTTACCGTCTCTGGGTTAAATGGTCAACCGATTCAATCGGATACAATTTATCCGGAAACAAATGATTATGATGAAATTGTTTCCTTGCTAGTCGTTCATATAAAACACTATGTGAGTCTATATTCTAACAGCCATTGCGGCTTAGTCGGTGTCATGATTGGTATCCATGGAACCGTCAATAATGATGAAAGTATTCTTTTTGTCCCTAAATATCAATGGCGCTATAAGAATCTTAAAGATGATCTTCAAGCGGAATTAACAGACCTCAATATTAATATTGAAAATAACGCGAACTTATCGGCATACGCTGAGAAAGTATACAAATATCATCAGAGCGATAACTTACTTACCATTATCTTAACTTCTGGAATTGGTGCCGGCATTATGATCGATGGCAAACTTCATAAAGGATATCACGGTTATGCTGGCGAAATGGGGCATATGATTATTGCTCCAGATGGCGAGCCTTGTAAATGTGGAAACCATGGATGCTGGGAGCGTTACTCCTCAGAAACGAGCCTATTAGAAGATTTAGCCATGAAATATAATAAGAAAAATTTAACCATTAATGATATTGAAATGTTTATTAAAAACAAGGATGATATCACAATACAACAAATAAAACAATTCATTCAACATTTGGCAATTGGCTTAAATAATATTATTAATTTATATAATCCAGAAACAATCGTCATCAACAGCAAGATATTACAGTTGTATCCGAACGCAGTTGAGGAAATTACAAGTCATTTCAGATCCTCTGTAAGCACATATCGCGAAATCGTATTATCAGATTTGGCCGATAATGCCTGTGTACTTGGAGCTTGTGCACTCCTAATTCAACGCTTTCTGGAGGTTCCAGAATTGACTTTTACTTTGAATGAAGAACATTTAGTTACAAGCTTAGTAAAATGA
- a CDS encoding Gfo/Idh/MocA family protein, which yields MSKVRLGIIGLGAQGGAYAGFIAEGKVPNMVIGAICDTDPEKKAVAAEKYPDVPFYDNYIDMLESGDVDAVVTCVPHYLHPEMGIEALKRDVHALVEKPAGVYTKQVRELNEFAATKPELTFGIMFNQRTNELYQKVKQIVDNGEIGKIRRTNWIITTWWRPQGYYDQSAWRATWEGEGGGVLVNQAPHQLDLLQWIAGMPKKVYSNVKYGYQRDIAVEDEVTALLDYGNGATGVFITATHDIMGTDRFEIHGDNGKIVVDDSKKVTIKRLRKPESEMSATMSMMDVAKIFMGGDTDDLYEEEVIEFESVWGAQHSAVMENFAANILDGTPLLAPGSDGINGVALANAIHLSSWLGKEVELPVDEDLYFDELQKKIEEEKLNPIKK from the coding sequence ATGAGCAAAGTTAGATTAGGTATTATCGGTTTAGGTGCGCAAGGTGGAGCATACGCAGGTTTCATTGCAGAAGGAAAAGTTCCAAACATGGTTATTGGTGCTATCTGTGATACAGATCCAGAGAAGAAGGCTGTTGCTGCGGAAAAATATCCAGATGTTCCATTCTATGATAATTACATTGACATGTTAGAAAGCGGCGATGTTGATGCGGTTGTTACTTGTGTTCCACATTATTTACATCCAGAAATGGGAATTGAAGCACTGAAAAGAGATGTTCACGCATTAGTAGAAAAACCAGCAGGCGTGTATACAAAACAAGTTCGTGAATTAAATGAATTTGCAGCAACGAAGCCGGAGTTAACATTCGGGATTATGTTTAACCAGAGAACGAATGAATTGTACCAAAAAGTAAAACAAATTGTTGATAATGGTGAAATAGGTAAAATCCGTCGTACGAACTGGATTATTACTACGTGGTGGAGACCACAAGGTTATTATGATCAAAGTGCATGGAGAGCAACATGGGAAGGTGAAGGCGGCGGTGTTCTTGTAAACCAAGCACCACATCAACTTGACTTGCTTCAATGGATTGCTGGTATGCCGAAGAAGGTTTATTCTAACGTGAAATACGGCTACCAACGTGATATTGCTGTAGAAGATGAAGTAACTGCATTACTTGATTATGGTAACGGAGCAACAGGTGTATTCATTACTGCTACACATGACATCATGGGGACAGACCGCTTTGAGATTCATGGCGATAACGGAAAAATTGTTGTTGATGATAGTAAGAAAGTAACAATCAAGCGTCTTAGAAAACCAGAATCAGAAATGAGTGCAACAATGAGCATGATGGATGTTGCAAAAATCTTCATGGGTGGAGACACGGATGACCTTTATGAGGAAGAAGTTATCGAATTTGAAAGTGTATGGGGTGCACAGCATTCCGCTGTTATGGAAAACTTCGCAGCGAATATTTTAGACGGCACACCACTTCTTGCACCTGGCAGCGATGGAATTAATGGTGTGGCACTAGCAAACGCAATCCATCTTTCAAGCTGGTTAGGGAAGGAAGTAGAACTACCAGTAGATGAAGATCTATACTTCGATGAATTACAGAAGAAAATTGAAGAAGAAAAACTTAACCCAATTAAAAAATAA
- a CDS encoding Gfo/Idh/MocA family protein — protein MSNKDGMNYAPKGKPNPVVKEGEFQIAAAALDHGHINGMCNGLVEAGATLKWVYDPDQEKVKAFVEQFPGVEVAESLEQILNDDSIKLVAAAAIPSERSALGNKVMEAGKDYFTDKTPFTTLAQLEETKQVVKRTGQKYMVYFSERLHVEGAVFAGQLIKDGVIGRVIQVTGFGPHRLNADTRPDWFFNKEQYGGILCDIGSHQIEQFLHFTGNEDAKLLHSKVGNYNNPEYPELEDYGDATLVGENGATFFFKVDWFTPDGLSTWGDGRTFITGTEGTIEIRKYVDVAREETGDHLYLVNKDGEKHYSLSGEVGFPFFGELIKDCINRTENAMTQEHAFKAAELCLKAQDEAVVVTK, from the coding sequence ATGAGCAATAAAGACGGAATGAATTATGCTCCAAAAGGGAAGCCAAATCCAGTCGTTAAAGAGGGAGAATTCCAAATAGCAGCAGCGGCATTAGACCACGGTCATATTAACGGAATGTGTAACGGGTTAGTCGAAGCCGGTGCAACATTAAAATGGGTATATGACCCAGACCAAGAAAAGGTCAAAGCCTTTGTCGAACAATTCCCAGGTGTAGAGGTTGCCGAGTCATTGGAACAAATCTTAAACGATGACTCGATTAAATTAGTTGCAGCTGCAGCAATCCCCTCGGAAAGAAGCGCGCTAGGCAATAAAGTAATGGAAGCTGGTAAAGATTATTTCACAGACAAAACGCCATTCACAACACTTGCTCAATTAGAGGAAACGAAGCAAGTAGTGAAGCGTACAGGACAGAAATACATGGTATATTTCAGTGAACGACTCCATGTAGAAGGTGCGGTATTTGCAGGGCAATTAATTAAAGACGGGGTAATTGGTCGTGTCATCCAAGTGACAGGATTTGGCCCACATCGATTAAACGCAGATACTAGACCTGATTGGTTCTTCAACAAGGAACAATATGGCGGTATCTTATGTGATATTGGCAGTCACCAAATTGAACAGTTTTTACACTTTACTGGGAATGAAGATGCAAAGCTGTTACATAGTAAAGTAGGAAACTATAATAATCCAGAGTATCCAGAATTAGAGGATTATGGTGATGCAACATTAGTTGGAGAAAACGGTGCAACATTCTTCTTTAAAGTTGATTGGTTCACACCAGATGGACTGAGTACTTGGGGCGATGGTCGTACCTTTATTACGGGAACTGAAGGAACGATTGAGATTCGTAAATATGTGGATGTAGCACGTGAAGAAACAGGAGATCATCTCTATTTAGTTAACAAGGATGGTGAGAAGCATTATTCTCTATCAGGTGAGGTAGGCTTCCCGTTCTTTGGCGAATTGATTAAAGATTGTATCAATCGTACAGAAAATGCAATGACACAAGAGCATGCATTTAAAGCAGCAGAGCTATGCTTAAAAGCGCAGGACGAGGCAGTAGTAGTAACAAAATAA